The following proteins come from a genomic window of Candidatus Bipolaricaulis sibiricus:
- a CDS encoding Endonuclease Q, cleaves 5' to damaged DNA bases / ATP-dependent DNA helicase UvrD/PcrA-like protein: MQFTADLHVHSRCARATSPDMDLPGMAHGARRKGVRLLGTGDFTHPDWSAELAARLVPVDGGLYAYDGVWFLYTAEVAAIWSHDGRTRRAHFLLLAPDAQAANKVSRELGRVGNVEADGRPILGIRGEALVEAVLGAAPEAAVIPAHVWTPWYSVFGSQSGFQSLEEALGKAAPHVFAIETGLSSDPPMNRRVSALDSLALVSFSDAHSPSRLGREACVFDLPEVSYPALVAALRDRDPRRFLGTIEVFPQQGKYYYDGHRACGVGLSPAETAACRGLCPVCGRPVTVGVLHRVEDLADRPVGMGPERAIPHRSLVPLAEVLGQVLGAGPGSKAVRGEYDRLVERFGSELAILLDLPLDDLAEATSPAVTQAIAQVRAGDLTIRPGYDGQYGEVRIPFKEEHREPAFS; this comes from the coding sequence ATGCAGTTCACGGCCGACCTGCACGTCCACTCCCGCTGCGCGCGGGCCACGAGCCCGGACATGGACCTCCCGGGCATGGCCCACGGGGCAAGGAGAAAGGGCGTCCGCCTTCTCGGGACGGGCGACTTCACGCATCCTGACTGGTCGGCGGAGCTTGCAGCGCGCCTCGTCCCCGTGGACGGCGGGCTGTATGCGTACGATGGGGTCTGGTTTCTGTACACAGCTGAGGTCGCCGCGATCTGGTCCCACGACGGCCGGACGCGGCGCGCCCACTTCCTCCTCCTCGCCCCAGACGCGCAGGCGGCGAACAAGGTCAGCCGCGAGCTGGGGCGAGTCGGAAACGTCGAGGCGGATGGCCGGCCGATCCTCGGAATTCGTGGCGAGGCCCTGGTGGAGGCCGTCCTCGGCGCCGCACCCGAGGCTGCGGTCATCCCGGCCCACGTCTGGACCCCTTGGTACTCGGTCTTCGGTTCCCAGTCAGGGTTCCAGTCGCTGGAGGAGGCTCTTGGGAAGGCCGCCCCGCACGTGTTCGCGATCGAGACCGGGCTCTCCTCCGATCCGCCGATGAACCGGCGCGTGTCGGCGCTCGACTCCCTGGCCCTCGTCTCGTTCTCCGACGCCCACTCCCCGTCCCGCCTCGGCCGCGAGGCGTGCGTGTTCGATCTCCCCGAGGTCTCCTACCCCGCGCTCGTGGCCGCCCTGCGGGACCGCGACCCACGCCGATTCCTGGGAACGATCGAGGTCTTCCCACAGCAAGGCAAGTACTACTACGACGGGCATCGAGCGTGTGGCGTTGGCCTTTCCCCCGCGGAGACCGCCGCCTGCCGCGGCCTGTGCCCGGTCTGCGGCCGGCCAGTCACGGTGGGGGTCCTCCACCGCGTGGAGGACCTCGCCGATCGCCCTGTGGGGATGGGCCCCGAACGGGCGATCCCCCATCGATCCCTCGTCCCGCTCGCGGAGGTCCTGGGCCAGGTTCTGGGCGCAGGGCCCGGGTCAAAAGCGGTCCGGGGTGAGTACGACCGGCTTGTCGAGCGCTTCGGAAGCGAGCTGGCGATCCTCCTCGACCTCCCGCTCGACGACCTCGCCGAGGCGACATCGCCCGCCGTCACCCAGGCCATCGCCCAGGTGCGGGCCGGGGACCTCACGATCCGTCCCGGATACGATGGCCAGTATGGGGAGGTTCGCATCCCCTTCAAGGAGGAACACCGTGAGCCAGCCTTCTCCTAA
- a CDS encoding S-adenosylmethionine synthetase — MDMNRLITAESVTEGHPDKLADRISDAVLDAVLAQDPQGRVACETLITGSLVVIGGEIASTAQIDAATLARRVVRDVGYIKPEYGLAFDSCAVATLLRQQSPDIAHAVLRTEADDPYDRIGAGDQGIMFGYATTETPERMPLPITLAHKLARKLAEVRKDGSLLYLRPDGKTQVTVEYEGDRPIRAHTVLLAAQHAPEASLDDMRTDLRRLVVEPVLDGWLDERTQVLVNTSGRFVVGGPASDTGMTGRKIIVDTYGGYGSHGGGAFSGKDPTKADRSGWYMARYAALNVVAAGLATACEVQVAYAIGRAHPLALSVTARDPQVPPTALDRAVRRVFDFRPAAIIDLLDLRRPIYEPLACYGHFGRLDLDLTWEKTDQAEALLAAAKGP; from the coding sequence ATGGACATGAACAGGCTGATCACCGCCGAGTCGGTCACTGAGGGGCATCCCGACAAGTTGGCAGATCGCATCTCCGATGCCGTGCTCGACGCCGTCCTCGCCCAAGACCCCCAGGGCCGGGTCGCGTGCGAGACGCTGATCACGGGGAGCCTGGTCGTCATCGGCGGCGAGATCGCCTCGACCGCCCAGATCGACGCTGCGACCCTCGCCCGGCGCGTCGTCCGCGACGTCGGGTACATCAAGCCCGAGTACGGCCTTGCGTTCGACTCGTGCGCCGTGGCCACGCTGCTCCGCCAGCAGTCTCCCGACATCGCCCACGCCGTTCTGCGCACCGAGGCAGACGACCCCTACGACCGGATCGGGGCGGGGGACCAAGGGATCATGTTCGGGTACGCCACGACGGAGACTCCGGAGCGAATGCCCCTCCCGATCACGCTGGCCCACAAGCTCGCTCGAAAGCTGGCCGAGGTTCGCAAGGACGGCTCCCTCCTCTACCTCCGCCCCGACGGGAAGACCCAGGTCACCGTGGAGTACGAAGGCGACCGCCCGATCCGCGCCCACACCGTGCTCCTCGCCGCCCAACACGCGCCCGAGGCGTCCCTCGACGATATGAGAACCGATCTGCGTCGGCTCGTCGTCGAACCCGTGCTCGACGGGTGGCTGGACGAGCGGACCCAGGTGCTCGTGAACACGTCCGGGCGGTTCGTCGTCGGTGGACCGGCCTCGGACACGGGGATGACGGGCCGGAAGATCATCGTCGACACGTACGGCGGGTACGGCTCGCACGGTGGAGGAGCCTTCTCCGGCAAGGACCCGACGAAGGCCGACCGCTCGGGTTGGTACATGGCCCGCTACGCAGCCCTGAACGTGGTCGCCGCAGGACTGGCCACGGCGTGCGAAGTGCAGGTCGCCTACGCGATCGGAAGAGCTCATCCGCTGGCGTTGAGCGTCACCGCACGCGACCCTCAGGTGCCCCCGACTGCCCTGGACCGCGCGGTGCGACGGGTGTTCGACTTCCGGCCGGCGGCGATCATCGACCTCCTCGACCTCCGACGGCCGATCTACGAGCCCCTGGCCTGCTACGGCCACTTCGGGCGGCTCGATCTGGACCTCACGTGGGAGAAGACCGATCAGGCCGAGGCCCTGCTCGCCGCGGCGAAGGGGCCGTAG
- a CDS encoding Nucleoside diphosphate kinase, which yields MERTLVLFKPDALQRRLVGRILARIEAKGLKIVGMKLLQVSRDLAERHYAEHVGKPFYEELVSFITSAPVIALVVEGPRAIEAVRGLMGKTNPFDAAPGTIRGDFGLSVGMNLVHGSDSPTSAAREIPLFFSSHEILTYPMADAAWLGG from the coding sequence ATGGAACGGACGCTTGTGTTGTTCAAACCGGATGCGCTCCAGCGGCGGCTGGTCGGAAGGATCCTCGCCCGGATCGAGGCGAAGGGTCTGAAGATCGTGGGCATGAAGCTTCTCCAGGTCTCTCGCGATCTCGCCGAGCGCCACTACGCGGAACACGTGGGGAAGCCGTTCTACGAGGAGCTCGTCTCGTTCATCACCTCAGCCCCGGTGATCGCCCTCGTCGTCGAGGGCCCGCGGGCGATCGAGGCCGTCCGGGGGCTGATGGGCAAGACGAACCCGTTCGACGCCGCGCCGGGCACGATCCGCGGCGACTTCGGCCTTTCCGTGGGGATGAACCTCGTCCACGGCTCGGACTCCCCGACCTCGGCCGCGCGCGAGATCCCGCTCTTCTTCTCGTCCCACGAGATTCTCACCTACCCCATGGCCGATGCGGCCTGGCTCGGAGGCTAG
- a CDS encoding Valyl-tRNA synthetase yields MLPPRYDPTEVEPRILTRWEQADLWRCDPRSGKPPYSIVIPPPNITGRLHLGHNLVYTLQDLLIRYKRMAGFEACWFPGTDHAGIATQNVVEKALAREGTTRQALGREGFERRVWEWKERYGNEIVDQLKILGCSCDWSRQRFTLDAGLSRAVVLAFVRLHGEGLIYRGDYMIQWCPRCGTALSDIEVEHAELDGHLYHIRYPLEGGGYVTVATTRPETMLGDTGVAVNPRDERYSHLIGKTAVLPLLGRRLPIVGADEVDPQFGTGVLKITPGHDPVDREIGKRHGLPAIDILNPNGTINDHGGPFAGLDRFAAREEILHRLKADGLLEKAVPYRHAVGHCQRCQTRVEPKISTQWFVRMKPLAEPAIDAVRAGRIRFVPERWAKVYFDWLEGIRDWCISRQLWWGHRIPAWYGPDGEAFIARDEAEARVLASRHYGRAVPLRQDEDVLDTWFSSALWPFSVMGWPEETVELRTFYPTSVLVTAFDILFFWVARMVMMGLHFMNEVPFRDVLITPFIVDEHGQKMSRSRGNMIDALEVKETHGMDALRFTMAGSSTKGRDMSFSMRQVDEARNFQNKLWNMARFILTNTEDLPPEAVLDGRTLAPEDRWLRSRLSRVVDKVRTELDRYNFHLATDALYHFVWHELCDWYVELAKLRLQGEDAEARTTCQLVLREALEIVVRLLHPIMPFLTEELWGHMGGTGMLARADFPRSRPEWNDPEAERQLDRLMQLVREVRAVRAEVGVPAGTEVDLVLVSGAGAEDLATLFAPAVRRLARAATVRYTPGAPPPAGAARGVAGEVAFFLPVGDLVDWGAVRERVRRDLEKTTAELDRLEGRLANPQFRGKAAPEVVAKAEAEAAELRARRARLERYLED; encoded by the coding sequence ATGCTCCCGCCTCGCTACGACCCCACGGAGGTGGAGCCGCGGATCCTCACCCGGTGGGAGCAGGCCGACCTGTGGCGATGTGACCCGCGCAGCGGCAAGCCGCCCTACTCGATCGTGATTCCGCCCCCGAACATCACGGGGCGGCTTCACCTCGGCCACAACCTCGTCTACACGCTTCAGGACCTCCTCATCCGCTACAAGCGCATGGCGGGGTTCGAGGCGTGCTGGTTCCCTGGGACGGACCATGCGGGCATCGCGACCCAGAACGTGGTCGAGAAGGCCCTCGCCCGGGAGGGAACCACCCGGCAGGCCCTCGGTCGGGAGGGCTTCGAGCGGCGGGTCTGGGAGTGGAAGGAGCGCTACGGGAACGAGATCGTCGACCAGTTGAAGATTCTCGGGTGCTCGTGTGACTGGTCCCGACAGCGGTTCACCCTCGACGCGGGGCTGTCGCGGGCGGTGGTCCTGGCGTTCGTCCGCCTCCACGGGGAGGGCCTCATCTACCGTGGGGACTACATGATCCAGTGGTGCCCCCGCTGTGGGACGGCTCTCTCTGATATCGAGGTCGAGCACGCCGAGCTGGACGGGCACCTCTACCACATCCGCTACCCGCTCGAGGGCGGGGGCTACGTCACAGTGGCCACGACCCGGCCGGAGACGATGCTGGGCGACACGGGCGTCGCCGTGAACCCGCGAGACGAGCGATACTCCCATCTGATCGGCAAGACCGCGGTTCTGCCCCTCCTCGGGCGGAGGCTTCCCATCGTGGGGGCCGACGAGGTTGATCCGCAGTTCGGAACCGGTGTCCTCAAGATCACGCCCGGGCACGACCCCGTGGACCGAGAGATCGGGAAGCGCCACGGCCTTCCGGCGATCGACATCCTCAACCCCAACGGGACGATCAACGACCACGGTGGCCCGTTTGCTGGACTGGATCGGTTCGCGGCGCGGGAGGAGATCCTCCACAGGCTGAAGGCGGACGGGCTCTTGGAGAAGGCTGTTCCCTACCGCCACGCAGTTGGCCACTGCCAGCGCTGTCAGACGCGGGTTGAGCCCAAGATCTCCACCCAGTGGTTCGTTCGGATGAAGCCCCTCGCCGAGCCGGCGATCGATGCGGTGCGGGCGGGCCGGATCCGGTTCGTCCCCGAGCGTTGGGCGAAGGTGTACTTCGACTGGCTCGAGGGAATCCGCGACTGGTGCATCTCCCGTCAGCTGTGGTGGGGGCACCGAATCCCAGCCTGGTACGGCCCGGACGGGGAGGCGTTCATCGCCCGCGACGAGGCCGAGGCGCGGGTCCTGGCGAGCAGACACTACGGGCGTGCGGTTCCACTGCGCCAGGACGAGGACGTCCTCGACACGTGGTTCTCGTCGGCGTTGTGGCCGTTCTCGGTCATGGGCTGGCCGGAGGAGACGGTCGAACTCCGGACGTTCTACCCGACGTCGGTCCTCGTGACCGCGTTCGACATCCTGTTCTTCTGGGTCGCGCGAATGGTGATGATGGGCCTCCACTTCATGAACGAGGTCCCGTTCCGCGATGTGCTCATCACCCCGTTCATCGTCGACGAGCACGGTCAGAAGATGAGCCGCTCCCGGGGGAACATGATCGATGCGCTCGAGGTGAAGGAGACCCACGGGATGGACGCGCTGCGGTTCACGATGGCGGGGAGCTCGACGAAGGGCCGGGACATGAGCTTCTCGATGCGCCAGGTCGACGAGGCGCGCAACTTCCAGAACAAGCTGTGGAACATGGCACGGTTCATCCTGACGAACACGGAAGACCTCCCGCCCGAGGCGGTGCTCGACGGGCGGACCCTCGCTCCGGAGGATCGTTGGCTCCGCTCCCGGCTGAGCCGGGTCGTGGACAAGGTCCGGACCGAGCTCGACCGGTACAACTTCCACCTCGCCACCGACGCTCTGTACCACTTCGTCTGGCACGAGCTGTGCGACTGGTACGTCGAGCTCGCGAAGCTGCGGCTTCAGGGGGAGGACGCCGAGGCGCGGACGACCTGCCAGCTTGTCCTCCGTGAGGCCCTGGAGATCGTGGTGCGGCTGCTACACCCAATCATGCCGTTCCTCACCGAGGAGCTGTGGGGCCACATGGGCGGCACCGGAATGCTCGCCCGTGCGGACTTCCCGCGGTCCCGCCCAGAGTGGAACGACCCCGAGGCGGAACGCCAGCTCGACCGGTTGATGCAGCTCGTGCGCGAGGTCCGGGCGGTGCGCGCTGAGGTTGGGGTCCCCGCCGGAACGGAGGTCGATCTGGTTCTCGTGTCGGGGGCGGGCGCGGAGGACTTGGCTACCCTGTTCGCCCCGGCGGTTCGGCGACTGGCCCGCGCAGCGACGGTCCGCTACACGCCCGGTGCGCCGCCCCCGGCCGGCGCGGCCCGCGGCGTGGCCGGCGAGGTCGCGTTCTTCCTCCCGGTTGGCGACCTCGTTGACTGGGGAGCCGTTCGCGAGCGGGTACGGCGCGACCTGGAGAAGACGACGGCCGAGCTTGACAGGCTCGAGGGGCGGCTGGCGAACCCGCAGTTCCGGGGGAAGGCCGCTCCGGAGGTCGTGGCGAAGGCCGAGGCGGAGGCGGCGGAGCTACGGGCGCGGCGGGCCCGGCTCGAGCGGTACCTTGAGGACTGA
- a CDS encoding Undecaprenyl diphosphate synthase, with protein MTVVDELAKVRVRPLPRHVALIMDGNGRWAQARGLPRLEGHRQGVRAAERLVRFVAAERLVPCLSLFAFSTENWNRPRDEIENLFALLERFVHEREREFVEQGVRLEVLGATEALPPSLARAIRDVEEHTREGKVLHLVVGINFGGRWSVVEGARRAAALAREGKLDPGALDEASFARLLPTAGFADPDLIVRTGEEKRISNFYLWEAAYAELYFTPTLWPDFDEVALLDALRDYQGRRRRFGRVET; from the coding sequence ATGACGGTGGTTGACGAGCTGGCGAAGGTGCGGGTGCGGCCGCTGCCTCGCCACGTGGCCCTGATCATGGACGGGAACGGTCGGTGGGCCCAGGCGCGGGGACTCCCGCGGCTCGAGGGCCACCGCCAAGGGGTGAGGGCCGCTGAGCGGCTGGTGCGGTTCGTTGCTGCGGAGCGCCTCGTGCCCTGCTTGAGCCTGTTCGCGTTCTCCACCGAGAACTGGAACCGGCCGCGCGACGAGATCGAGAACCTGTTCGCCCTGCTTGAGCGTTTCGTTCACGAGCGGGAACGGGAGTTCGTCGAGCAAGGGGTGCGGCTGGAGGTCCTCGGTGCGACCGAAGCGCTCCCCCCCTCCCTGGCGCGGGCGATCCGGGACGTCGAGGAGCACACCCGCGAAGGGAAGGTCCTTCACCTGGTGGTGGGGATCAACTTTGGTGGACGGTGGAGTGTTGTCGAAGGTGCGCGGCGCGCGGCGGCGCTCGCCCGCGAGGGGAAGCTCGACCCGGGCGCGCTCGACGAGGCCTCGTTCGCGCGGCTCCTTCCCACCGCGGGGTTTGCAGACCCTGATCTCATCGTCCGGACCGGGGAGGAGAAGCGCATCTCCAACTTCTACCTCTGGGAGGCGGCCTACGCTGAGCTCTACTTCACCCCGACCCTGTGGCCGGACTTCGACGAGGTGGCGCTACTCGACGCGCTCCGCGACTACCAGGGCCGACGACGACGGTTCGGGAGGGTGGAGACGTGA
- a CDS encoding Phosphatidate cytidylyltransferase, translating to MSSLARRLLTAAVAIPLVLVLFWVFDRYRVDWGVCLFLSVVTMKAGWEYLHLVGKLGIPLPRELFMFAIPAYLMLLVPWGGQYAFVLAAGVIYLIVFYSFSRRGAREGYFASLAGTFGFLYLPVTISFVYLLHKAGFPYIAHFLLIVWGYDSGAYFVGSLIGRHQLLPRISLAKTWEGVAGGLVVATVAAALLPAFRDDLLRWAPHIVTLGVSVGALCQLGDLFESLLKRAAGVKDTGRLLPGHGGMLDRIDGLLAAAPFYFFYLRYILNLI from the coding sequence GTGAGCTCGCTCGCCCGGCGCCTCCTCACGGCGGCGGTCGCCATCCCGCTTGTCCTCGTCCTGTTCTGGGTGTTCGACCGGTACCGGGTGGACTGGGGGGTGTGCCTGTTCCTGTCGGTGGTGACGATGAAGGCGGGGTGGGAGTACCTGCACCTCGTGGGAAAGCTTGGGATCCCTCTACCGCGGGAGCTGTTCATGTTCGCGATTCCCGCGTACCTGATGCTTCTCGTCCCGTGGGGGGGGCAGTACGCGTTCGTCCTCGCGGCAGGGGTGATCTACCTCATTGTGTTCTACAGCTTCTCCCGCCGGGGAGCGCGGGAGGGGTACTTCGCCTCGCTCGCGGGGACCTTCGGGTTCCTCTACCTTCCCGTCACGATCAGCTTCGTGTACCTCCTCCACAAGGCGGGGTTCCCGTACATCGCCCACTTCTTGCTCATCGTGTGGGGGTACGACTCCGGTGCGTACTTCGTGGGAAGCCTGATCGGTCGGCACCAACTCCTTCCCCGGATCTCGTTGGCCAAGACGTGGGAGGGGGTAGCGGGGGGGCTAGTCGTGGCCACGGTTGCGGCGGCGCTCCTTCCGGCGTTTCGGGATGACCTTCTCCGCTGGGCGCCCCACATCGTGACCCTCGGCGTGTCCGTGGGGGCGCTCTGCCAGCTGGGGGACCTGTTCGAGTCCCTCCTCAAGCGGGCAGCGGGGGTGAAGGACACGGGCCGGCTTCTCCCCGGGCACGGGGGGATGCTCGACCGGATCGACGGGCTGCTTGCGGCGGCGCCGTTCTACTTCTTCTACCTGCGGTACATTCTGAACCTGATCTAA
- a CDS encoding TldD family protein, Actinobacterial subgroup has translation MEELVTEGLNALQALGVDYGEVRAELRTEENVSIKNREVDGLARRESRGVGIRVLQHGAWGFAATAETTKAGIARAARSALAIARATATVQRKKVELAPEPAHQATFVSPVGRDPFAVSLEEKLDLLFSCADRILAVPGVAMAKGAIASWRVDKVFGSTAGSLIRQTLTSCGAGIEAYAAAAGEFQRRSYPCSFGGDYASAGYEFIEGLHLLDHATQIGEEAVALLTAPVCPTGTFDILLEGSQLALQVHESVGHPTELDRVLGTELSYAGGSFLTPDKRGTFRYGSEIVNIVADATVPGGLGTFGYDDEGVPAQRVDLVKNGLFTGYLSSRDTARAVGIRRSSGAARASSWARIPLVRMTNINLLPNEGTLEDLVRDTKHGILFATNKSWSIDDRRVNFQFGTEIAWEIENGRRTRILKNPLYTGITPQFWGSCVAIAGPAEWHMWGVPNCGKGEPSQVMQVGHGVAPAKFARVQVRGAG, from the coding sequence TCCGTACCGAGGAGAACGTGAGCATCAAGAACCGCGAGGTGGACGGCCTCGCGCGCCGCGAGTCCCGCGGGGTGGGTATCCGGGTCCTCCAGCATGGGGCGTGGGGCTTCGCGGCGACGGCGGAGACGACCAAGGCCGGCATCGCGCGCGCCGCCCGATCGGCGCTCGCCATCGCCCGGGCCACGGCCACCGTACAGCGAAAGAAGGTCGAGCTCGCCCCTGAACCCGCCCACCAGGCCACGTTTGTGAGCCCCGTCGGGCGCGATCCGTTCGCGGTCTCGCTCGAGGAGAAACTCGATCTTCTCTTCTCCTGCGCCGACCGGATCCTCGCTGTCCCCGGGGTGGCGATGGCCAAGGGAGCGATCGCCTCGTGGCGGGTCGACAAGGTGTTCGGGAGCACCGCCGGGAGTCTCATCCGCCAGACGTTGACCAGCTGCGGAGCGGGCATCGAGGCGTACGCGGCAGCTGCAGGCGAGTTCCAGCGCCGGTCGTACCCCTGCTCGTTCGGGGGGGACTACGCGAGCGCTGGCTACGAGTTCATCGAGGGGCTACATCTCCTCGATCATGCCACGCAGATCGGTGAGGAGGCCGTGGCGCTCCTCACTGCCCCGGTCTGCCCCACGGGCACCTTCGACATCCTCCTCGAGGGGTCGCAGCTGGCCCTGCAGGTCCACGAGTCGGTGGGCCACCCCACCGAGCTCGACCGGGTCCTGGGGACCGAGCTGTCCTACGCGGGGGGGAGCTTCCTCACCCCCGACAAGAGGGGCACGTTCCGCTACGGGTCCGAAATCGTGAACATCGTCGCCGACGCCACGGTCCCCGGTGGGCTCGGGACGTTCGGGTACGACGACGAAGGAGTGCCTGCCCAGCGGGTAGATCTCGTGAAGAACGGTCTGTTCACGGGTTACCTCTCGTCCCGGGACACAGCCCGTGCCGTCGGGATTCGGAGGAGCAGCGGGGCAGCCCGGGCATCGAGCTGGGCCCGGATCCCCCTCGTGCGGATGACGAACATCAACCTCCTCCCCAACGAGGGGACGCTCGAGGACCTTGTCCGGGACACGAAACACGGGATCCTGTTCGCGACGAACAAGTCGTGGTCGATCGACGACCGACGGGTGAACTTCCAGTTCGGGACGGAGATCGCCTGGGAGATCGAGAACGGACGCCGGACGCGCATCCTGAAGAACCCGCTCTACACCGGGATCACCCCCCAGTTCTGGGGATCGTGCGTGGCAATCGCTGGCCCCGCAGAGTGGCACATGTGGGGCGTCCCGAACTGCGGCAAGGGCGAGCCAAGCCAGGTCATGCAGGTCGGCCATGGTGTCGCCCCGGCCAAGTTCGCCCGGGTCCAGGTGCGGGGGGCAGGATGA